The nucleotide sequence ACAACATATACAAACTTCCCCCCCCAAATTTAGAGCCTTTAAAAGAAAAAATGGACAGTGTTGGATTGAAAGAACAAAAAACTAAAGTCGTAAGTGATTACACTATTACATTTTATTTTTCAGAAAATGTTGCAGAAAATCTAATATGGTGGTGGAAAGCATATGAAGAATACTTTAATGATGGCATTGCTGAGCCTAAAAATAAGTTTTACTTTGCGTTACTTATTGGAGTAAGCCAGATAAAACCAGAAAATATATACGTAATCAGTCTGGGGAAGTCGCATTTTTATCTAAATAAGTTCATATTGAAAGATTTTGGAATTAATTTTGCAACGAGAATTGGTGATGAGAAAACGACATTGCTTAAGAAAAGTCGCTATTTTGCTGGAAGTAAGAGAAATGATATTGCATCGTACACAAATTTTGTACCCAACAATTATGAGCCAGGGGAGTCAGTCGATCACATAAAAATTAAAGCTGCTGATGAAAATGAATGGGGGAAGAAGAATATAATTCTAGCAGATTCTATTCAAATTGATAGTGAGCGTCGCATTGAGGATATTGCTGAACTTTTTGATAAAATTGAGAGTGCGCTTGCTGGTGAGGAGTTAATACAACTGCCAAAACTTGAAGAGGTAAAAGATGCATCAATCATTAAATCTCTTGATGAAGAGCTACTTGAGTTAATAAAAAACGATAACGCAGAAATAGTTCTTGAGGAGTTCACTTCTTACGGGACTCATATTAATTTCAGATCTGAAATTTACGATTGTACTATATTCACAAGGGTTGGAAATGGGCCAATGGAAAATCGGCATGATTTAGGCGGTAGTATAGCAATTGATCAAATTTCTGAATATTTAACAAAAAACTCTGCAATAGATGATATAAACACCGTGAAAATAAAATTCAGGTCAGAGTTTGATTTCACCAAGGATTTAAAAGAGTTAATAGATTGCAGGCTGAAAGATCATTATCTATTAAAAAATGGTGATTGGTATTATTTTAATCAACGATTTATTGACTACTTGAAATATTCCATTGAAAGCATCGAGCATGAACAAATGGATGATCTTGACGAAGAAAAATATTTAGAGTGGAAAGAAGAAAAAGAAAAAATAATTGTTGAGGCTGAAGCAGAAGCAGCTGCTGGAAATGATGTTGAGTTTGATATGTTGACATATAGAGAATTCTATTTCAATGAAATGCAATCATTAACAAATGGCTATGTATTGCTAGATAGAATTACAGTAAAAGTTGAATCAATTTTAAAGGGGGGAGAAAGTACTCTGTAGAAATTGCTGACTTATATAAAAATGAAGAAATTATATCAGTCAAAATATCTAATGATAAAATTGACTTAATATATAATATTGCCCAATCAATTGCAGCATCCACTGTGATTCAGAAGAATGCAGCTGAATGTACATACTCCGTCAAAACAGCTGCGCTATGGTTCGTATTTGACAAACCTATTGCTAAGCTAACTGAATTTAACTCTCTTCCATTTCTTTTGGCTGTCGAGTCATGGAAGAAATGCATAGCCGGCTTGGGTTTGAAGCCTAAAGTTTACATATCACAGCATGTGAATAAGGTTAAATAATTTTTCCATAACTAAATACATTAACTGATGCGGGACTTGTTCCACAAATCAGGGCTTGCGACCATCCGGTAGAATGGCGGCATGAGCAAGCCCCTTCCGCCCAAGTACTCATTAATTTCCAGACCAATAACCAGTCACTCTGGTCTGACCCGCTCTACGGGGTCACTAACTCAAGATGGTACATGCTGACATATGGAAGATTGGATCTGGCGTGATACTGACCGGCATACGCCAACAGACAAGAAAGACCGGGCATCGAGCATGATGCCCGGTCTGGAGAGAGAACAATTTCCTCATCAACATTACCTTATCCCGCTCACTGATCCGCCAAGACCAGTTATCGTGTCTCCTGCCGCCAAGCAGAGAACACGGCACATCACTGCAATGGGCCGCCAAGCCCTTCCCCCGAAGGGGCACACACATTTTCCACCGCTGGCAGTTTTCGAGTACCGTTCATCTGGTTCACGCCTCCCTTGACTGATTAGGTCTCGAGATTTGCTCAAACTCTACTCTCCGCCGCTCCCTCTCTTGCGCCGTCCCGGGTGCCAACCCGGTCAAATGGCCGTCAGAGATTCCCACGTTAGCTGATTGTGTCGAAACCACGATTCAGGAATACGTCATTTCAAAGTGAAGGCATCGCATACGCTTACCCAGTTGCCCAGTTTCTGTCGCGCGATGTTCCATAGCCGCAACTTACCCGCCCTCACTCGTCATCAATGAATCACCCCATACAAGGGCGTACCCAAGGTTTCTCACTGCGATAAAGGGGACTCTCACCCCTATTTACATGCTTAAGCTATCCAGCGACCCATCCATTACGATGGTGCCATGTACCCAGGACAGAAGGTGATGCCCCCCTGTGTATTTTTACCCCGGTACACCTACGCCATTTCTGACGCATCAGCAGCCTGCACGCACAGTCTTCGTCACGCCGTTCATTTTCAAACGCCCCGAAGTCCGGATTTTCACCGGTTCACAATCAGCAGGGTTGGTCTGCGTTACCGCAGCTCCCGTTTCCGTGTCGCCCAACCTCGTAGGAGGATCGGGTCGAACATGGCATGTCTGCCACTAGCGCCCGTTTCAGCCGCACCAGCCAGCGTTACCCGGCATGCAGCTAAGGCGGTGTACGAAAAGTTGGCAGCTTTTCGCGTGTCTTTCGACATGTGTGTGTTTGCAGGTTGGCGTCCTGCGTTTTGCCTCCTCACCAGGGTAAAGGGGCATAACGCAGAACACCGTGCATGCGAGCCGGCCAGATCTTCACCTGGCTGCCTGCCCTGAAACACAACGTTCCTGATGGTGTATAGCGAAATGCTCTGAAAATCTTGGAACATCATTACGTGCAGGTCGCAGCTACCGAATCACATTGCAAGGACATAGGTTTTCTTCGCTATACAGTGCATCGCCACTTGAATGAGAAAACTTGTATGTCTGCTTCAACACCCATCGCACGCAACAAAACCGCAGCACTGGTCCGCATCGTGGACAGCGTTCCGAAAGGCTATCACCGCTACACGCACGGCACTGTTGCCGCGAGCAAAGCCGAAGCCTTGGCGAGGAAGTTTCATGCTCTGTACGGGATTGGCTGCTCTCCAGCCCAGCGACTGACGCGTAAGGGAAAGGGCTTAGCTAATGCCGTGTTGGTCATGTATTGGCCCCTGGCTGCAGAAAAAGTGGAGTGGCTACTGCTGGCAACGGATGGGGAAGGACTGGAGCAGGAAACCTTGCAGGATGTCGGAGATAAACCGTACTTGAATTGGCTTGGGTATGAGCTGGTACGCCAACCCAGCCGAGGCAGGGCTGCGTGGACATGGCGACGGTCAAAACAGGAAATGGAAGAACTGCATACTCTACTCGCGATGCAGGCGAATCGGAAAAACAAAGCCGCGATAACGGAAACACTGGAACGCATCGCCAGGCAGCCTGGCTTTCATGGCGTACGAACCCAGTCATGGGCACTATGCGAGGCGGCGCTACAGCGCGGATACGATGGCCCACTGCCGCACCTGTTTTTTGTGCAAAAGATAAGTCATGGAGAGCGGCTGGCGTTGGGATAACTTACAGGTGTCTGCCTGCTCTCTCGAGGTATCTACAGATACGCAGAAGATAAACCAAAAAGCTGCTGTAAGCTTTGGCTCAGTGTTATCACCAGCGGCAGGTAGTGTTGTTTGTGATGTAGTTGATGCCGAGGTAACTTTCGGGGTAGATACAACAGTGAACTTGATCTACTGCAAAGCAAGAGATGTATCCTTGAATCATCTCTTATATGCATTTAGGATTGCATGTATGGTAGTGAGAAAATTTTTCGATAAGTACTAATTTTATTCATTGAGCTTGAACAAAAATTATGTTTAGGCCTGATTATTTTGGGATCAATTCAATGATTGATTACGAAACGGCATCTAGAAATTTAGTTAAAATTACTAGTGACTATAATGAGTTGGGTGTCAAAAATGAGGCTGAAACACGTTTTCACTTTATTGATTCATTTCTCACGCAGTGTTTAGGTTGGGATAAGTCAGATATTGATCTTGAAAGATATTTGAGTGGGGAGCGTAGCGATTATGAATTGGGTTGCCCTATTGCTATTATTTTAGAAGCAAAGCGAGATGCTGTTGTTTTTGACATCCCAGTAAGAAAACGGGGTGAAATGATTGTTCCTATCCGCCAATTAATGGATCTTGGCCAGGAGGCGAAAGCTGCTATTGAGCAGGTTCAAGGTTATTGTGCACGCCGTGGAGTAAGGTATGCTGCTATTTGTAATGGTCCTCAATTAATTTCTTTTGTAGCAACTCGGACGGATGGAAAGCCTCCCTTGGAAGGACGTGCTTTTGTAATAGATGGATTTTCACAAATGCGTAGTGAATTCTCCACTATTTTTAATTTATTGTCTCCATTGGCTACAGCATCTAATAAATTGCTTTCATATTTAGATGCAAATGGAATTGCAGGCATTCCTGAGAAAATTTCAACAAGGCTTCCTAATCATCCTTCCTTCAGATATCAAAATGAATCGCAAAGTAGCTTGCGTATGATTGCCGAGCTTTTGTTGGAGGATGTTGCCCGAACAGATGATCTCGAACAGCGCTTTTATCGCGAATGCTATTGTGATAGTGGGCCATTGGCTCAAGATGCATTGGTGAGCAAGAATCTATTAAAAACTAGATACGCCGCATTATTTCATCCTAGTGAAGAAGCGCCTGTTGTTGTTCCTGTTAAGTCAAAAGATAAAAGTGCTTCATCAGAGATATTGGCAGAAAGCCTGTCCAGAAGGCCAATTATCTTATTGGGTGATGTCGGCGTTGGTAAAACTTCATTTATAAAAAATCTGATGCTCGTTGAGGCGGAAGAAGAGTTTAAAAAGTCAATCTATATTTATTTGGACTTGGGAGTTAATGCATTTTTGCATGGTGGATTAGAGAGTTATGTCAGAAGTGAAGTTGAGCGACAATTGTATGAAAAGTATGAAATTGATATAAATTCAGAGAAGTTTATATACTCGGTTTATGGTAATGATATCAAGAGGTTTAGAACTGGTCTGTATGGGAGATTGGCGGAGTCAAATCCAGCCTTGTATGAAGAGAAGTTGCTTGACTATCTTAGTGGCAAGTTGGAAAGCAGCGAGGAACATTTGGGACTGGTTGTTAAACATATTCAAAAGTCAACTAGCAAGCAGATTATTGTTATCTTTGATAATGTTGACCAAAGAGAGCTGGAGATTCAACAGCGAGCATTTATAGTTTCACAAGGCGTTGCAGAGCATTGGGGAGCTATTGTCTTCTTGTCTGTAAGGCCGAATACTTTTCACCAATCTAAGCGGGCAGGCGCACTTTCTGCATATCCGAATAAAGTTTTTTACATCATGCCACCCAGGCCTGAAATGGTCTTGGAAAAAAGATTGATTTTTGCACTTAATGTGGCAGAGGGTAGGTTGCCAATTGAGTCTATTTCAAGTGTCAGCCTTAATCTAGAAGGAGTTTCTACTTTTCTTAAAGCACTGCTCTATGCTTTAAGAAAAAATCCGGCTGTTGCAGAGTTTTTATCTAATATAACTGGTGGTAATGTAAGATCAATGATTGATTTTGTTACAAAATTCACGGGTAGTCCAAATGTGGATAGTGATAAGATTATTGAACTATTTGGTTCCTCTGGGGATTATTTAATACCAGTTCATGAATTCTCTAAGGCAGCCTTGCTTGGTGATTATTCGCATTATGATTCTCACTCATCTTGGGCGATGAATATTTTTGATGTTAGATTTCCTGATGCAAGAGAGCACTTTTTGTGCTCACTAATTTTGGCATATTTGAATTATGATTCATCTCATCGAAATAGAGAAGGTTTTGTAACTGTTAAAAGAATACAGCAGGAAATGCAATCTCACGGATTTTCAATTGAGCAGACTGAAAATGCATTGATAAGAATGACTAATAAAAAATTGATTGAAACAACTCAGCGTATAACTTTCGAAGAAAATGCAGGTGTCGAACATATAGAAGATTTCACAGATGCGTTTCGTGTAACAACTATTGGGGCGTATCATCTAATTCGTTGGTCTGGTACTTTTGCATATCTTGATGCGATGGTTTTTGATACGCCAATTTTTGATGCTGAAGTGGCTAAAAGATGTGGGCTTAATATCGAATCGTTTGATATTAAGCATAGATTTTTGCGGACAACAAATTTTAGAGATTACTTGTCTCACATGTGGGATGCGTCAGCTATTTTTGTACCATATTTTAATTGGAAATCTCTCGCGGATGCAGGCGAGCCAACTTTTGACAGCGTCCAAAGTTTCATTAGTGGAAATAGGACTAACTTCGCTTCGGGGAAAGGGAAGTCGTCAAGACGTCGGTAATTCTTTATTGGTTATAATTTACGTTTATCGTATGTTTATTCGGTGGCGCGTGATTGTTATCAATACTTCTGTGAGCTTCTTGGTGAATAGTTATGGTACATGTTATTGATATTTAGTCTGAACAATAAAATCATGTATTAGTCGCACAGAGAAGGAGAATGAGTGTCAGGATTTTGCGGATAGAGCTGGGAAGACTTCTAAACCGGAGTACTTCCCATTTTTTTGTGACGTAGCTCTTATTGCTTATCCGCCCGAATGAACTCCACCTCCGGGAAGGTGATGCGCGACAGGATTTCCAGTTTCTTGTCGATCGGCAGTTCACCCCGGTATTTCTTCACCACTGCTGACGCTTCCTGATTCACCTGTCTGTTCTGAATGGTTTCGATGCTGGTGATATTGCTGGCATGGCCGGTGATGGTTTCCGCACTGACCACGCCCAGCACCATCGCCCGGTGCAGGAAGGTGGAGCGGAAGGCGTGCATGCCGACAATACGGGCATTCGGGGTTTCGTCGCGTAGCCCGATTTCCTGCAGGAATTCGGTGAACCATTTCATTGCCTTGGGCGAGGCGCGGCCAGCAGCGGTCGGGAAGGCCTGGAACAGCAAGGTATCACCACGTTTCTTGGCTGCCGCCACATAGTCGAGGAAGCCCAGCTCAATCAGCTTGGGATGGATGGGCAGCTTGCGCTTGGAGCCACCGGTTTTGACCGATTTGTCGATGCGGGCGTCACCTTCGGATTCGTCTGTGATGTCCATATACCAGATGCCGGTCTGCGCATCTTGGGTGATATCGACCTGCGGGTTCAGCTGACATAGCTCATTTACCCGTGCGCCGGTAAATAGACCCAGATGCGGAAGCCAGTATTTGTGGGCCATGGCTGGCCGTTGGGCGAAACGTGCCATTTCCGGCCCTTCAAACAGGCGTTTCAGCTCTGCCGATTCAAATGCCCGCTGCCCACCCTCAGGGTCGCGGCGGGAGCCGAGGTATTGCACCCCTTCGGTGGTGAGCGTCATCGGCCAGCCGTGGTCCTGCCACTTGCGGCGGCAGTATTTGATGAACGGCGTCATCACGGCGAGGTAGGTGCCGTCGAAGGTCCCCTTGCTCATCTCGCCGCGCTGCTGCTTGGCCAGTTCCAGTGGGCGCAGTTTTTCCTGACGGCAAATGTCTTTCCAGCGCGGTGGCAGAGTTTGCACGGCTTCGAAGTAAGCCTCCAGGTCGGTTTGCTTGAGCAGGCCGATGGGCTTGTCCCCGATGATGTCGACCAGCAGCGGCATCACTGCCGTCACCTTGCGTAGCATCGCCACCTTGTCCAGTTTCTGGTAGTAGGCCAGATAGCTTTGGGTGACTTCTGACAGCATCGGCGTTTCCAGCCGTTGCGCCATCACCGGCGTCGGCACTTCCTTGCCGTCATAGCGGCTGAGCAGTTTCTCGTTGGTGCGGATGGCCATGCGGCCATAGGCCAGTGCCAGGCGGCGCATTTCGGGTTCAGTGGCTTTGAGCTGGTAGCGGTACAGCCGCAGGAATTGTTCCAGAGGGCCACGCAGCAGTTCGTAGTCACCAATGGCTACTGCACCCTTGAGGATGCGGTTGGCCTCGGTATAGCCGGTCTGGTATTCCTCGATTTCGTCAAGCGTGTAGTGGCCGTTTTCGCGGCGTGCTTCGTCTCCAGCCAGGCTGGCAGCCTCGGCATGCAGGCAGATGGCGTCGATTGCTTCGGGGGTGAGTGCGTCGATGTGAGTGATAGCGGCGAGTTGCGTACGCGCGTAACGCTCCGCCTGCCGCTGTCGCTTGTCTTCCCATTCGGTCGTCAGACGGGCTTCTTCGGCACGATGGCGCTCGACGGCCGTGCGGTAGTCCTTGGTGCGTAGTGAAAACGTGATTTCTTTTTTGCCGGGATAGCAAACAAGAACGTCAGTCGGGATGCGACGACGAAGATAGTAGGTGCCGGATTGGGGGTGGCGTTGCAGGCCGGTGGGTAACATTGGCATGGTTCATTGAGTTCCGATCCAGAGTATAGGGAACCAGGAAGAAAACTGAACTCATTACCGCCAATGTGTAGGAGTGTTGTGTAGAACTCAGGGGCTAAAAAGCCTTGCTATGCCTGAATTTACTGCAAAATCAACACTTTAGATGGGTCTGGCGGAGAGGGAGGGATTCGAACCCTCGGTACGCTCGCACGTACGCCTGATTTCGAGTCAGGTACATTCGACCACTCTGCCACCTCTCCGACTCAGAGCGACGAATTCTATGGTTAGTCGGGCCGGCTGTCAATAGCTTGATCGCTTGGCTGCGCATTGTTTTTGACAGTGATGCCACCGGGTCCGGCTTGAGCTGCGGATTGGCTGGCGAGTATCACTGTGCCGGCTGGTGAAGGGCTGTGCTGGAGGGGGCGTGGCGGGCTTGTTACACTGGGCACAACCGCCATCGCGTGCCGGGTGCTGCCGCTGGCGACATAACAGGGGATTGTGGTGCGACTATCAACAAGACTGAATGACATTGCGCCGTTTCAGGTGATGGCCATTCTGGAGCGGGCCCGGGCCTTGCAGGCGGCGGGCAGGGATGTGATTCATCTGGAAGTGGGCGAGCCGGACTTTGCCACGCCGGCAGCCATTGTCGAGGCTGGCCGGCAAGCATTGAGCGAGGGCCATACTTTTTATACTGCCGCGCAGGGCTTGCCCGCCTTGCGTGAGGCGATTGCGGCATTTTATCTGCAGCGTTATGGCGTGGAGGTGGATGCGCGCCGCATCATCGTGACGCCGGGTGCGTCAGGTGCGCTGCAGATTGCCTTGTCCTTGCTGGTGGACCAGGGCGACCAGGTGCTGATGGCGGATCCGACTTATCCGTGCAACAGGCATTTTGTCAGCCTGCTGGGTGGTGAGCCGGTCTGTCTTGCCGTGGGACCGGAATCCCGTTACCAGTTGCTGGCCGGGGATGTGGATGAGGCCTGGGCCGAGCGCACGGTGGCGGCGATGGTGGCCAGCCCGGCCAATCCGACTGGCACCTTGTTGACGGCGGCAGAACTGGCCGCCCTGAGCGCCAGCTGCAAGCGCCATGGTGGCAGCCTGATCGTGGACGAGATTTATCATGGTCTGACCTATGGCTGTGATGCAGCCACGGCGTTGGCGGTGGACCCGGATGTGTTCGTGATCAACAGTTTTTCCAAGTATTTCCAGATGACCGGCTGGCGGCTGGGCTGGCTGGTGGTGCCGGATGCTTATGTCGAACCGGCGCTGCGGCTGGCGCAGAACCTGTTTCTGTGTCCGCCGACGATGGCGCAGCATGCGGCACTGGCGGCTTTTCAGCCGCAGGTGATTGCGGAGCTGGAGCAGCGTCGTGCCGAATTTGGCCGGCGGTGCGATTTCCTGTTGCAGGCATTGCCGTCGCTGGGCTGGAAGCTGCCAGTGCAGCCGGAGGGGGCTTTCTATCTGTATGCGGATGTGAGTGACGTTACCGATGACAGCTTCGCCTACTGCGCACGGCTACTGGAGGAGGTGAATGTCGCCATTACGCCAGGGGCGGATTTTGGCTGTTATCGTGCCGCACAGCATGTGCGGGTAGCTTATACCACCAGTATTGAGCGACTGACTGAGGCGGTGGCGCGTATTGCTAGCTTGGCTTAGACCGCCGGCAAAGCTTCTTCTGAGGGCACCTTGATTGCCGTACTGGGTGTTCTGTCGGCATCCGTGCGCCTTGGCCCAGATACTGTGCGAGGGTTTGTTCGCCGCTCTTGGCGCTGCGTGTGTCAGACGTGAAAAAGGCTGCCTTTGTGGCAGCCTTTTGCATGGTGCAGGTGATGTCAGTGATGAATATCCAGGGTGACATCGCCGCGTTCTTCCGCTACCGATTGCAGGATTTCCAGCAGGGTGGCGTAGAGGTCGGCACCCAGTTGCTGGCGGGACTGTTCGGTATCGCGCCAGATGATTTCGAAGGGGCCGCTGACATCTGCACTCAGGCTGTCGTACAGCGCATCCAGATTGCGGCCGAAATGCGCAGGCAGATGCAGCTGGCGGGTCAGCTCGTCATAGAACTGTTCCAGCGAAGTGATGTGATGAAGTTCGCAAATGCTTACTGACATGCTGGCACCTCGATAAAGCGCTGGTAATGGTCGAGAGAGACAAAACGCTGGCCGGCGCGCGAAAACACCAGTCGATAGGCACCGCGCTTGCCTCCTTTATAGTTCAGATCGGCTTCCTGCCACTGCCCCTTGGGCAGCTGCTTTTCATAATTGCCAAAGCGGTCGCCGCCTATCGACTTGCCTTGCAGTCCGGGAACGGCCCACAGGCTGCGGCCGGGTTGCCAGCCAGCCTGTTGCGCCTGGCGCTTGGTGAGGAATTGATCCGGCAGCCTGCCGCTTTGTCCCAGTGTTTGCAGCACGGTGGTCAGTTCCCGTGCGTCCAGCCGGTTGCCGGCTTGCTGATTGACACTGCTGGCAACGCTGGCGCATTGCGGCAAGGCCCAGGCGGCAGGGGCGAGCAGGGCGCTGAGCAGCAGGCTCGGGATGGCACGGCGTAGCAACATGATTTACTCCAGGTTCAGGGATTCGACAGCGTAGCCATGGCCGATCAGCAGCGGCAGCATGGTTGCCATCGCGTGCGGGTCTTCCGCTGTGGTGATGAAACGGTAGCAATGATCACCGACGCTGTCACTGCCGTGCAGTTGCAACAGCGAATCGACACGGCGGGCGATGGCCTCGGCCGGGTCGTACAGGGCGATGCTGTCGCCGGTGAGTTCGCGAATCAGCGGTGACAGGAAGGGGTAATGGGTACAGCCCAGCGCGATGTGGTCGATGTTTTCCTGCAAGAGCGGGCGGACAACCTCAGCCACGCGGCGGCGGGTGAGGGTGCTGTCCAGTTGGCCTGCTTCCACCTGTTCCACCCAGCCCAGCCCCGGCCGGCGCAGGACTTCTACCTCGCCGGCATGTTTGTCCAGCAGTGCCTGTACCCGCTCGCTGGCCAGCGTAGCCGCGGTGGCCAGTACGGCAATGCGGCCGGTGCGGCTGGCTGCCGCTGCCGGCTTGATCGCCGGCTCGACCCCGACGATGGGAATGGGCAGCTGCTGGCGCAGTGCCGCCACGGCTGCCGTGGTGGCGGTGTTGCAGGCCACCACCAGCAGGCTGGCCCCCTGCTGGTGCAGGTAGTGGCCGATTTTCAGGCTGCGCTCGATGATTTCGGTCTTGCTGCGGCCGCCATAGGGGCAGTAGGCCTGATCAGCCAGATAGGTAATCGGCCAGGCAGGCAGCGCTGTTTGCACGGCGCGCCAGATGGATAGCCCGCCCAGGCCGGAGTCGAACATCGCAATCATGCTGTGCTTAGTTGTTCTGGATGACGATCTTGGGAAACTTGCCGGAGAAGTCCTGCGCCTTTTCACCCACCTTGACTGCCAGCTTGCGCGCAATGTCCTTGTACAGGGTGGCGATGGCTCCATCGGGGTCGGCCGCAACCGTCGGCTTGCCTTCATCCACCGCCAGGCGAATGCCCATGTCCAGCGGCAGCGAGCCCAGCACTTCCACACCAAAGTCGGCAGCCATGCGCGCGGCACCGCCCTCACCAAAGATGTGTTCGGCGTGGCCGCAGTTGCTGCAGATGTGAATGGCCATGTTTTCCACCATGCCCAGGATCGGCACGCCTACTTTCTGGAACATGGTGACGCCCTTGCGCGCATCCAGCAGGGCGATGTCCTGCGGGGTGGTGACGATCAGCGCGCCGGTAACCGGCACTTTTTGCGACAGCGTCAGCTGGATGTCGCCGGTACCCGGCGGCATGTCGATGACCAAGTAATCCAGATTGTCCCAGCGGGTGTCGTTGAGCAATTGCTGCAGCGCTTGGCTCACCATCGGGCCGCGCCACACCATGGCCTGGTCGGCATCCACCAGATAACCGATGGACATGGTCTGGATGCCGTAATTGACGATGGGCTGCAGGCTTTTGCCATCCGGCGTTTCCGGGCGCTGGCCTTGCAGGCCCAGCATCAGCGGCTGCGAGGGGCCGTAGATGTCGGCATCCAGAATCCCCACGCGTGCGCCTTCGGCTTGCAGCGCCAGGGCCAGATTCACGGCGGTGGTGGATTTGCCCACGCCACCCTTGCCGGAGGCCACGGCGATGACATTCTTGACCCCGGGCAGTAGCGGCACGCCGCGCTGTGCGGCATGGCTGGTGATCTGGCTGCGCACCGTGACCTGCAGCGTACGGCCTGCTGCAATGGTTTGCAGGGCGGTTTCGAACTGGCTGCGTACCAGCGCAAACTGGCTGGCCGCCGGGTAGGCAAGTACCACGTCCAGTGCCAGTTGCTCGGCACTGATCCTGATGTTCTTTACCGCCTTGGCGGCAACATAGGGTTTGCCGGTATTGGCATCGAGCAGGCCGGCAACGGCCTCCAGTACTTGGGCATCGGTCAGGGTCATGGTGTCGGCTGCGCTATCTGCGTCCGGTTTGGCACCGAACAGCTTGGTCAGTTTGGAGAGCATGGGGGCAATAGGGATGGGTGGAATACCCGACAATTTTACTATGTTTTAGCACGGGTGCGTTGCTCCCGTTGCGCCAGCTGGCATGTTACTCCCGCCTTGCCCGAGTGGCTATGGCCATCGCTTGGTGGCCGGTCGCTGGCTGTTATTGATTGCTTCATCTCGAAAGATTTTGCCGTAAGCGCTTGATAAGCGTAGAATTAGCCCCTTTTTTTTCACGCCACGGTACGTATTTCGCGTGTCGTCCGGCACCGGCTCGGCCCTGTCAGGCCATGGCTTTGCTCTTT is from Aquitalea aquatilis and encodes:
- a CDS encoding barstar family protein is translated as MSVSICELHHITSLEQFYDELTRQLHLPAHFGRNLDALYDSLSADVSGPFEIIWRDTEQSRQQLGADLYATLLEILQSVAEERGDVTLDIHH
- a CDS encoding site-specific integrase produces the protein MPMLPTGLQRHPQSGTYYLRRRIPTDVLVCYPGKKEITFSLRTKDYRTAVERHRAEEARLTTEWEDKRQRQAERYARTQLAAITHIDALTPEAIDAICLHAEAASLAGDEARRENGHYTLDEIEEYQTGYTEANRILKGAVAIGDYELLRGPLEQFLRLYRYQLKATEPEMRRLALAYGRMAIRTNEKLLSRYDGKEVPTPVMAQRLETPMLSEVTQSYLAYYQKLDKVAMLRKVTAVMPLLVDIIGDKPIGLLKQTDLEAYFEAVQTLPPRWKDICRQEKLRPLELAKQQRGEMSKGTFDGTYLAVMTPFIKYCRRKWQDHGWPMTLTTEGVQYLGSRRDPEGGQRAFESAELKRLFEGPEMARFAQRPAMAHKYWLPHLGLFTGARVNELCQLNPQVDITQDAQTGIWYMDITDESEGDARIDKSVKTGGSKRKLPIHPKLIELGFLDYVAAAKKRGDTLLFQAFPTAAGRASPKAMKWFTEFLQEIGLRDETPNARIVGMHAFRSTFLHRAMVLGVVSAETITGHASNITSIETIQNRQVNQEASAVVKKYRGELPIDKKLEILSRITFPEVEFIRADKQ
- a CDS encoding ribonuclease domain-containing protein; translated protein: MLLRRAIPSLLLSALLAPAAWALPQCASVASSVNQQAGNRLDARELTTVLQTLGQSGRLPDQFLTKRQAQQAGWQPGRSLWAVPGLQGKSIGGDRFGNYEKQLPKGQWQEADLNYKGGKRGAYRLVFSRAGQRFVSLDHYQRFIEVPACQ
- a CDS encoding pyridoxal phosphate-dependent aminotransferase, with the translated sequence MRLSTRLNDIAPFQVMAILERARALQAAGRDVIHLEVGEPDFATPAAIVEAGRQALSEGHTFYTAAQGLPALREAIAAFYLQRYGVEVDARRIIVTPGASGALQIALSLLVDQGDQVLMADPTYPCNRHFVSLLGGEPVCLAVGPESRYQLLAGDVDEAWAERTVAAMVASPANPTGTLLTAAELAALSASCKRHGGSLIVDEIYHGLTYGCDAATALAVDPDVFVINSFSKYFQMTGWRLGWLVVPDAYVEPALRLAQNLFLCPPTMAQHAALAAFQPQVIAELEQRRAEFGRRCDFLLQALPSLGWKLPVQPEGAFYLYADVSDVTDDSFAYCARLLEEVNVAITPGADFGCYRAAQHVRVAYTTSIERLTEAVARIASLA
- a CDS encoding type I restriction enzyme HsdR N-terminal domain-containing protein; this translates as MIDYETASRNLVKITSDYNELGVKNEAETRFHFIDSFLTQCLGWDKSDIDLERYLSGERSDYELGCPIAIILEAKRDAVVFDIPVRKRGEMIVPIRQLMDLGQEAKAAIEQVQGYCARRGVRYAAICNGPQLISFVATRTDGKPPLEGRAFVIDGFSQMRSEFSTIFNLLSPLATASNKLLSYLDANGIAGIPEKISTRLPNHPSFRYQNESQSSLRMIAELLLEDVARTDDLEQRFYRECYCDSGPLAQDALVSKNLLKTRYAALFHPSEEAPVVVPVKSKDKSASSEILAESLSRRPIILLGDVGVGKTSFIKNLMLVEAEEEFKKSIYIYLDLGVNAFLHGGLESYVRSEVERQLYEKYEIDINSEKFIYSVYGNDIKRFRTGLYGRLAESNPALYEEKLLDYLSGKLESSEEHLGLVVKHIQKSTSKQIIVIFDNVDQRELEIQQRAFIVSQGVAEHWGAIVFLSVRPNTFHQSKRAGALSAYPNKVFYIMPPRPEMVLEKRLIFALNVAEGRLPIESISSVSLNLEGVSTFLKALLYALRKNPAVAEFLSNITGGNVRSMIDFVTKFTGSPNVDSDKIIELFGSSGDYLIPVHEFSKAALLGDYSHYDSHSSWAMNIFDVRFPDAREHFLCSLILAYLNYDSSHRNREGFVTVKRIQQEMQSHGFSIEQTENALIRMTNKKLIETTQRITFEENAGVEHIEDFTDAFRVTTIGAYHLIRWSGTFAYLDAMVFDTPIFDAEVAKRCGLNIESFDIKHRFLRTTNFRDYLSHMWDASAIFVPYFNWKSLADAGEPTFDSVQSFISGNRTNFASGKGKSSRRR
- a CDS encoding DUF6119 family protein — encoded protein: MSTTYNIYKLPPPNLEPLKEKMDSVGLKEQKTKVVSDYTITFYFSENVAENLIWWWKAYEEYFNDGIAEPKNKFYFALLIGVSQIKPENIYVISLGKSHFYLNKFILKDFGINFATRIGDEKTTLLKKSRYFAGSKRNDIASYTNFVPNNYEPGESVDHIKIKAADENEWGKKNIILADSIQIDSERRIEDIAELFDKIESALAGEELIQLPKLEEVKDASIIKSLDEELLELIKNDNAEIVLEEFTSYGTHINFRSEIYDCTIFTRVGNGPMENRHDLGGSIAIDQISEYLTKNSAIDDINTVKIKFRSEFDFTKDLKELIDCRLKDHYLLKNGDWYYFNQRFIDYLKYSIESIEHEQMDDLDEEKYLEWKEEKEKIIVEAEAEAAAGNDVEFDMLTYREFYFNEMQSLTNGYVLLDRITVKVESILKGGESTL